One window of Phycisphaeraceae bacterium genomic DNA carries:
- a CDS encoding prolyl oligopeptidase family serine peptidase — MNDRRGAWWSGRKMAAWTTAASLALGAAVWLASDASAVTGMAPAPEESAAASKDAAPPEKLTLDRVFPKRSFFGPSARSMTFSHDGRFAAFLYRPYAERRHGNDLYIYDTKSGETRRITSVGRMSEFQAEARKVRDDREKKAKQAGYSVSRLAREQYEALGWTDGLIVGEWTGVAPAGGTPLAGDVSLKITESGSGKNGGTLRVGLATLTLSSVEVDETAGTGKASIDEAALKAKGDVTMRLEGGSLTAVVTLSEPAQTLTLTLARVKPDAAVTKGKAVAPVGVIGSIGERLTLGDVVLDDDADINEEKDGKPVKDPAPRYDGVSAIEWSPVATEMLVQSGGDVYRLTIDGTAWETPLRRPGKEDASPVTEESGEAEGGAESSDEATAEGEGAASGEGAASGESNKETKPEDSAKKGKQQKVQLKPAIPYRGELVRLTRTRERESDVQYLPDGSGYTYLRGGALLRVGFGDHEIVQLDPELKDGERMVGYRISPDMKRLVFLATRGQTTNDRAATVTIVNYRDRFARATEVRRHMPDSPWPDSYSSVYLYDLRGHGKEEGKLERVFTRKVSGPRDVMRVPEWSPDSSRIAFAAYDQSMGHMKILEAGFKVDDKGGKKEEAKQGASAAASGEDSAKGAGQDGASQSGDASKPEEEEPEFKIENARVVYEFLHAGGPNTPGMVRPMYLPDSRRMVFITELSGFRQLHLLEPRYEQLTQVTSGQFELYPFHLTRDNRFLFATSTEGDPNQEQVHKIDLDTLAVTRLTETPGVFSGAAVREDGSMVLALHADFGSPTELYAVMPGGEHASVKRLTDSHPEEAHKLTRAAPEYFTYENRHGQTIHGHMFKPADWTPEDKRPLLIYVYGGPLGERKMATRGTFAAPSYFFARYMAENHGWVAVTIDPRGASGYGAVFEKANFEQVGKPQTEDLVDGARWLVKHHGVDEKKLAMHGWSFGGFQTQMVMYTEPDVFAVGIAGAGPTEWHNYNSWYSTGTIGANQPGRTDLEKYSLLPLAKNLKGKLLLVHGVEDSNVLYQDTVRVYRELLKADKEVNVELFIDPTGGHGLDGDVKTIGRYRKYEDFLIRHLGKGTAAKQKVEQNAAPAEPAGATGGGGQ; from the coding sequence ATGAACGATCGGCGTGGAGCGTGGTGGTCTGGGCGGAAGATGGCGGCGTGGACGACGGCGGCTTCGCTGGCGCTTGGCGCGGCGGTCTGGCTTGCGTCGGACGCGAGCGCGGTCACGGGGATGGCTCCGGCACCGGAGGAGTCGGCTGCGGCTTCGAAGGACGCGGCACCACCGGAGAAGCTGACGCTGGATCGGGTCTTTCCGAAGAGGAGCTTCTTCGGGCCGAGTGCACGCTCGATGACGTTCAGCCATGACGGCCGCTTCGCGGCGTTTCTGTATCGCCCGTATGCGGAGCGCCGGCATGGGAACGATCTCTATATCTATGACACGAAGAGCGGGGAGACGCGGCGCATCACGAGTGTGGGGCGCATGTCGGAGTTTCAGGCCGAGGCGAGGAAGGTGCGCGACGATCGCGAGAAGAAGGCGAAGCAGGCGGGGTACTCGGTCAGCCGCCTGGCACGGGAGCAGTATGAGGCGTTGGGGTGGACCGATGGTCTGATTGTGGGTGAGTGGACGGGGGTTGCGCCGGCGGGTGGGACGCCGCTGGCCGGGGATGTTTCGCTCAAGATCACGGAATCTGGATCGGGGAAGAACGGTGGGACGCTGCGGGTGGGGCTTGCGACGCTGACGCTTTCTTCGGTGGAGGTTGATGAGACAGCGGGAACGGGCAAGGCCTCGATCGATGAGGCGGCGTTGAAGGCGAAGGGTGATGTCACGATGCGACTCGAGGGCGGCTCGCTGACAGCGGTTGTGACGCTGTCGGAGCCGGCTCAGACACTGACGCTGACACTCGCGCGCGTCAAGCCGGATGCGGCTGTGACGAAGGGCAAGGCGGTGGCACCCGTGGGCGTGATCGGGAGCATCGGCGAGCGTCTGACTCTGGGCGACGTGGTGCTTGATGATGATGCGGACATCAATGAGGAGAAAGACGGGAAGCCGGTGAAGGATCCCGCGCCGCGCTACGACGGTGTTTCGGCGATCGAGTGGTCGCCGGTTGCGACAGAGATGCTGGTGCAGTCGGGCGGAGATGTCTACCGGCTGACGATTGATGGCACGGCGTGGGAAACCCCGCTCCGTCGGCCGGGGAAAGAGGATGCATCACCCGTGACAGAGGAGTCGGGAGAGGCGGAGGGCGGCGCGGAGTCGTCGGATGAGGCGACGGCGGAGGGCGAGGGGGCTGCATCAGGGGAGGGTGCGGCATCGGGCGAGTCGAACAAGGAGACGAAGCCGGAGGATTCGGCGAAGAAGGGGAAGCAGCAGAAGGTTCAGCTCAAGCCGGCGATTCCATATAGGGGCGAGCTTGTGCGCCTGACGCGGACGCGTGAGCGCGAGTCGGACGTGCAGTATCTGCCGGACGGGTCCGGGTATACGTATCTGCGCGGGGGCGCGCTGCTTCGGGTCGGGTTCGGCGATCATGAGATTGTGCAGCTCGATCCGGAGTTGAAGGATGGCGAGCGGATGGTGGGTTATCGCATCAGCCCGGACATGAAGCGGCTGGTGTTCCTCGCGACGCGGGGGCAGACCACGAACGATCGCGCGGCGACAGTGACGATTGTGAACTATCGGGATCGGTTCGCACGCGCGACCGAGGTCAGACGGCACATGCCGGACAGCCCGTGGCCGGACTCTTACTCCAGCGTCTATCTGTACGATCTGCGTGGGCACGGCAAGGAGGAGGGGAAGCTTGAGCGGGTCTTCACGCGGAAGGTGAGCGGCCCTCGTGACGTGATGCGTGTGCCGGAGTGGTCGCCCGATTCATCGCGGATCGCGTTTGCGGCTTATGACCAGAGCATGGGACACATGAAGATTCTTGAGGCCGGCTTCAAGGTTGATGACAAGGGGGGGAAGAAGGAAGAAGCGAAGCAGGGTGCGAGCGCGGCGGCTTCCGGAGAGGATTCGGCGAAGGGTGCTGGGCAGGATGGCGCGTCGCAGAGCGGAGACGCTTCGAAGCCCGAGGAAGAGGAGCCCGAGTTCAAGATCGAGAACGCGCGGGTTGTGTACGAGTTTCTGCACGCGGGCGGGCCGAACACGCCGGGGATGGTTCGCCCGATGTATCTGCCGGACAGCCGCAGGATGGTGTTCATCACGGAGCTTTCCGGATTCCGGCAGCTCCACCTGCTTGAACCCAGGTACGAGCAGTTGACGCAGGTGACATCGGGGCAGTTTGAGTTGTACCCGTTCCACCTGACGCGAGACAATCGCTTCCTGTTTGCGACCTCGACGGAAGGGGATCCGAACCAGGAGCAGGTGCACAAGATCGATCTCGACACGCTGGCTGTGACGAGACTCACGGAGACACCCGGCGTGTTCAGCGGTGCTGCGGTTCGTGAGGACGGCTCGATGGTGCTGGCGTTGCACGCCGACTTCGGCTCTCCGACGGAGCTCTATGCTGTGATGCCGGGGGGTGAGCACGCTTCAGTGAAGCGGCTGACCGACTCGCATCCGGAAGAGGCGCACAAACTGACTCGTGCGGCTCCGGAGTATTTCACGTATGAGAATCGCCATGGGCAGACGATCCATGGGCATATGTTCAAGCCGGCTGACTGGACGCCGGAGGATAAGCGGCCGCTGCTGATTTATGTGTATGGCGGGCCGCTGGGTGAGCGGAAGATGGCGACGCGCGGGACCTTCGCGGCTCCGAGTTACTTCTTTGCGCGGTACATGGCGGAGAACCACGGGTGGGTGGCGGTGACGATCGATCCGCGTGGGGCGTCCGGGTATGGCGCGGTGTTTGAGAAGGCGAACTTCGAGCAGGTCGGGAAGCCCCAGACGGAGGACCTAGTGGACGGGGCGCGTTGGCTGGTGAAGCACCACGGGGTGGACGAGAAGAAGCTGGCGATGCACGGGTGGTCGTTCGGCGGGTTCCAGACGCAGATGGTGATGTACACCGAGCCGGATGTGTTCGCGGTGGGGATCGCGGGCGCGGGACCGACGGAGTGGCACAACTACAACTCGTGGTACTCGACGGGGACGATCGGAGCGAATCAGCCGGGCAGGACGGACCTTGAGAAGTACTCGCTGCTCCCGCTCGCAAAGAACCTCAAGGGGAAGTTGCTGCTGGTCCATGGTGTCGAGGATTCGAACGTGCTGTATCAGGACACCGTCCGCGTCTACCGGGAGTTGCTGAAGGCGGACAAAGAGGTGAATGTCGAGTTGTTCATCGACCCCACGGGCGGGCACGGGCTTGACGGTGATGTCAAGACGATCGGACGTTACCGCAAGTACGAGGACTTCCTGATCCGCCATCTCGGGAAGGGGACTGCGGCGAAGCAGAAGGTTGAACAGAACGCGGCACCTGCGGAGCCAGCTGGGGCAACCGGCGGCGGTGGCCAATAG
- a CDS encoding ferric reductase-like transmembrane domain-containing protein, producing the protein MSHSYRLVQWNRHKVVYDLILAGAIGVYLAVFAGLSVMLASENEGISEPIVAMRAIGSCAFLLLHVALAIGPLARIDKRFAPLLYNRRHLGVATFILALLHAAIAVGFYGGFGVDDPATAVLARYSVDSFGSLTGFPFEILGFLALLILFVMAATSHDFWLANLGARVWKWIHMLVYVAYGLLVMHVVLGAMQSERSLVYPIVLGLGIVTLGSLHVVAGWREVRKERNAIDVPTGTDSRERQWIDIGSVDEIRPDRAKIVCLKGRERIAVFRHNDAISAVGNVCAHQGGPLGEGKIVDGCVTCPWHGYQYLPESGQSPPPYSEKVATYQVRVEGRRILVNPDALAPGTPVEPARFQTLDGGNSRE; encoded by the coding sequence GTGAGTCACTCTTACCGGCTTGTGCAGTGGAATCGTCACAAGGTCGTGTATGACCTGATTCTGGCGGGCGCGATCGGTGTATACCTCGCGGTGTTCGCGGGATTGAGCGTGATGCTTGCTTCGGAGAACGAGGGGATATCCGAGCCGATTGTCGCGATGCGGGCGATCGGTTCTTGCGCGTTTCTTCTGCTGCATGTTGCGTTGGCGATCGGGCCGCTGGCACGGATCGACAAGCGGTTTGCGCCGCTGCTCTACAACCGGCGGCACCTCGGGGTCGCGACTTTCATTCTCGCGCTGCTGCACGCGGCGATTGCCGTGGGGTTCTACGGGGGTTTCGGGGTGGATGACCCGGCGACCGCGGTATTGGCGCGCTATTCCGTCGACAGCTTTGGCTCGCTCACGGGCTTTCCGTTCGAGATTCTGGGCTTTCTGGCTCTGTTGATTCTCTTTGTGATGGCGGCGACAAGCCACGATTTCTGGCTCGCGAACCTCGGTGCCCGTGTGTGGAAGTGGATCCACATGCTCGTGTATGTCGCGTACGGGCTGCTGGTCATGCATGTCGTGTTGGGCGCGATGCAGTCCGAGCGGTCGCTTGTCTACCCGATCGTGCTTGGGCTCGGCATCGTCACGCTCGGCTCGCTGCACGTTGTTGCGGGGTGGCGCGAGGTCCGGAAGGAGAGGAACGCCATCGACGTGCCGACTGGGACCGATTCTCGAGAGCGTCAATGGATCGATATCGGCTCTGTCGATGAGATCCGTCCGGACCGGGCGAAGATCGTCTGTCTGAAGGGGCGTGAGCGCATCGCGGTCTTTCGACACAACGATGCGATCTCTGCCGTGGGCAACGTGTGCGCTCATCAGGGTGGTCCGCTCGGCGAGGGGAAGATCGTTGACGGGTGCGTGACGTGCCCGTGGCACGGATACCAGTATCTCCCGGAGAGCGGGCAGTCGCCGCCGCCGTATTCGGAGAAGGTTGCGACATACCAGGTTCGCGTGGAGGGGCGACGGATTCTCGTCAATCCGGATGCGCTCGCGCCGGGGACACCGGTCGAGCCCGCGCGTTTCCAGACACTGGACGGGGGGAATTCGCGTGAGTGA
- a CDS encoding ABC transporter permease gives MRKVLRVAAREFASTALTKGFIFGAFIVPLLMMGLVFVLLPILMTEKAPKVSGTIAIVDPTGAVLPAVQEAMKPEAMLRRQESREARLKEAMGQAAPKGLASDGQIDMAAKAAATVPKTELTLEVLDPASDIETEKEPLKRGTAQDGGRLALISISPSAVERADPSQPYGSFDLFVKPKLDDRISGDLRSVVGEAIFDARITAAGQDPAYIRSLTQVARPDAVTVSKDGEKKSSQWQMFLPFGFMALIMISVMVGGQYLLTTTIEEKSNRIVEVILSAVSPMELMTGKILGQMGVGLALLLMYGAVGWGSLIIFTLTAGITFLNAALLVVYFILAYFLIASMMAAIGAAVNDLREAQSLMTPVMLVTMLPYLLWLPISRDPNGTFATVLGLLPPISPFVMVLRINSTEPPPMWQIPASILINVIGVYIMLRLTAKIFRVGLLMYGKPPNLSTLIKWVKMA, from the coding sequence ATGAGAAAGGTCCTCCGCGTCGCCGCCCGTGAGTTCGCATCCACCGCCCTCACAAAGGGCTTCATCTTCGGCGCGTTCATCGTCCCCCTTCTCATGATGGGGCTGGTCTTCGTACTCCTCCCCATCCTCATGACCGAGAAAGCGCCGAAAGTCTCCGGCACCATCGCCATCGTCGATCCCACCGGTGCCGTCCTACCGGCAGTGCAAGAGGCCATGAAGCCCGAAGCGATGCTCAGACGCCAGGAATCGCGCGAGGCACGCCTCAAAGAAGCAATGGGGCAGGCCGCGCCGAAGGGGCTCGCATCCGACGGCCAGATCGACATGGCCGCAAAGGCCGCCGCCACCGTCCCTAAAACCGAACTCACCCTCGAAGTCCTCGACCCCGCTTCCGACATCGAAACCGAGAAAGAACCTCTCAAACGAGGAACAGCCCAGGACGGAGGCCGCCTCGCCCTCATCTCCATCTCACCGAGCGCCGTCGAACGTGCCGATCCCTCCCAACCCTACGGCAGCTTCGATCTCTTCGTGAAGCCCAAGCTCGACGATCGAATCAGCGGCGATCTCCGCTCCGTCGTCGGCGAAGCCATCTTCGACGCCCGCATCACCGCCGCCGGCCAGGACCCCGCCTACATCCGGTCTCTCACACAGGTCGCCCGCCCCGACGCCGTCACCGTCAGCAAGGACGGTGAGAAAAAGTCCAGCCAGTGGCAGATGTTCCTCCCCTTCGGCTTCATGGCCCTCATCATGATCTCCGTAATGGTGGGGGGGCAGTACCTCCTCACCACAACCATCGAAGAGAAATCCAACCGCATCGTCGAGGTCATACTCAGCGCGGTCTCACCCATGGAACTCATGACCGGCAAAATCCTCGGCCAGATGGGTGTCGGCCTCGCGCTGCTCCTGATGTACGGCGCGGTCGGATGGGGCTCCCTCATCATCTTCACGCTCACCGCCGGCATCACCTTCCTCAACGCCGCGCTCCTCGTCGTCTACTTCATCCTCGCCTACTTCCTCATCGCCTCCATGATGGCCGCGATCGGTGCCGCCGTGAACGACCTCCGCGAGGCCCAGTCCCTCATGACCCCGGTCATGCTCGTCACCATGCTCCCCTATCTCCTCTGGCTCCCGATCTCCCGCGATCCCAACGGCACCTTCGCGACCGTGCTCGGCCTCCTCCCACCCATCAGCCCCTTCGTCATGGTGCTCCGGATCAACTCCACCGAGCCCCCGCCCATGTGGCAGATCCCCGCCTCGATCCTCATCAACGTCATCGGCGTCTACATCATGCTGCGGCTCACCGCCAAGATCTTCCGCGTCGGCCTCCTCATGTACGGCAAGCCGCCGAACCTCTCGACCCTCATCAAGTGGGTCAAGATGGCGTGA
- a CDS encoding PCRF domain-containing protein has product MTDPLRTLPDSLREKLDELEAQHARIEQDLLDPSVVVDHRRVRELSMKRAANEPVAMGWRRLKGIAREQGELRAVLDDPELGELAREELARLEREGGDLLARVKGLLVTTDDRKVGSVILELRAGTGGDEATLWCRDLMEMYTRYAGRKGWQHETMELTAEPTVGGVRHAVMNFRGEGVWSELSFEAGVHSVKRVPATETQGRIHTSTATVAVLPEPEEVEIKVDWEKDVTEHLTTAQGPGGQNVNKVTTACHMVHNATGIEVRMQESKSLQQNRERARRLLIARLYERERQRKLAERSAARNVQIGSGERSEKIRTYRYQEGIVADQRLDEKYQLRDVLAGDLGPLFEALMSQETARRLAEL; this is encoded by the coding sequence ATGACTGACCCTTTGCGGACACTCCCTGATTCCCTGCGAGAGAAGCTCGATGAGCTGGAGGCGCAGCACGCTCGGATCGAGCAGGACCTGCTTGATCCGTCCGTTGTGGTCGATCATCGACGCGTGAGAGAGCTCTCCATGAAGCGGGCGGCGAACGAGCCGGTTGCGATGGGGTGGCGGCGACTGAAGGGGATCGCGCGTGAGCAGGGGGAGCTTCGGGCGGTGCTTGATGATCCGGAACTTGGCGAGCTGGCGAGGGAGGAGCTGGCGCGGCTTGAGCGCGAGGGGGGGGATCTGCTGGCGCGGGTGAAGGGGCTGTTGGTGACGACCGACGATCGCAAGGTCGGGTCGGTGATTCTTGAGTTGAGAGCGGGGACGGGCGGGGATGAGGCGACGCTCTGGTGCCGCGACCTGATGGAGATGTACACGCGGTACGCGGGCCGGAAGGGTTGGCAGCACGAGACGATGGAGCTGACTGCGGAGCCGACGGTCGGGGGTGTGCGTCATGCGGTGATGAACTTTCGGGGTGAGGGCGTGTGGTCGGAGCTTTCGTTCGAGGCGGGTGTGCATTCGGTGAAACGGGTGCCCGCGACGGAGACGCAGGGAAGGATCCACACATCGACGGCGACTGTCGCGGTGCTTCCTGAGCCGGAGGAGGTCGAGATCAAGGTCGATTGGGAGAAGGATGTTACCGAGCACCTCACGACTGCGCAGGGGCCCGGGGGGCAGAACGTGAACAAGGTGACGACGGCGTGCCACATGGTGCACAACGCGACGGGGATCGAGGTTCGGATGCAGGAGTCAAAGTCGCTGCAGCAGAACCGGGAGCGTGCCCGGCGGCTGCTGATCGCCAGGTTGTATGAGCGGGAGCGGCAGCGGAAACTCGCGGAGCGGAGCGCAGCGCGGAACGTTCAGATCGGGAGCGGCGAGCGGTCCGAGAAGATCCGGACGTATCGGTACCAGGAGGGGATTGTGGCGGATCAGCGGCTGGATGAGAAGTACCAGCTGCGCGACGTGCTGGCAGGGGATCTGGGGCCACTCTTCGAGGCATTGATGTCGCAGGAGACGGCCCGACGATTGGCGGAGCTTTGA
- a CDS encoding ATP-binding cassette domain-containing protein gives MGDAITLSGLRKSFGPKVAVEAMDLRVGKGELVGFIGPNGAGKTTTIRMIMSIIFPDTGTISVLDRPSAVESKDRIGYLPEERGLYRKMKVGAFLCHMAQLKGASPDGLRQKVYEWLERVDLAKCYKLKCEELSKGMQQKVQFLSAIMHDPDLLILDEPFSGLDPVNMRMMRDLFLEQHALGRTIIFSTHQMHQAEQLCDRIVMINRGQKVLDSTLAEIRSDYDPRTILVEPLDKADASHLSALPWVREVADRDGILEIGIHDDTSPRDAIQRIVGMMPVAKIELRRPTLEDIFVEIVQGEGQSAQEVRESLRSGIAAEEVES, from the coding sequence GTGGGCGATGCCATCACACTGAGCGGTCTGCGAAAGTCCTTCGGACCCAAAGTCGCTGTCGAAGCGATGGACCTTCGGGTCGGCAAGGGCGAGCTCGTCGGGTTCATCGGCCCCAACGGCGCGGGCAAGACCACAACCATCCGCATGATCATGTCCATCATCTTCCCCGACACCGGCACGATCTCCGTGCTCGATCGCCCCAGCGCGGTCGAATCAAAGGACAGGATCGGCTACCTCCCCGAAGAGCGAGGCCTCTACCGCAAGATGAAGGTCGGCGCATTCCTCTGCCACATGGCACAGTTGAAGGGCGCATCCCCCGACGGACTCAGGCAGAAGGTCTACGAGTGGCTCGAGCGAGTCGATCTCGCCAAGTGCTACAAGCTCAAGTGCGAAGAACTCTCAAAGGGCATGCAGCAGAAGGTCCAGTTCCTCTCCGCCATCATGCACGATCCCGACCTCCTCATCCTCGACGAGCCCTTCAGCGGCCTCGATCCCGTCAACATGCGCATGATGCGAGACCTCTTCCTCGAACAGCACGCACTCGGCCGCACGATCATCTTCTCCACCCACCAGATGCACCAGGCCGAGCAGTTGTGCGACCGGATCGTCATGATCAACCGCGGACAGAAGGTGCTCGACTCAACCCTCGCCGAGATCAGGTCCGACTACGACCCTCGCACAATCCTCGTAGAACCCCTCGACAAGGCCGATGCCTCTCACCTCTCCGCGCTCCCCTGGGTCCGTGAGGTCGCCGATCGTGACGGCATCCTCGAGATCGGCATCCACGACGACACGTCCCCTCGCGATGCCATCCAGCGCATCGTCGGAATGATGCCCGTCGCAAAGATCGAACTCCGCAGGCCGACCCTCGAAGACATCTTCGTCGAGATCGTGCAGGGTGAGGGCCAGTCAGCCCAGGAAGTCCGCGAATCGCTCCGTTCAGGCATCGCCGCCGAGGAGGTCGAGTCATGA
- a CDS encoding class I SAM-dependent methyltransferase: MSKKPQRAKAAPPPQAEHPAPPPGSPSHAPLDRHDLYERCVQSPDDLVGMIAGMHGRRCTTLGEDLAGTAALSHRWVESDPKRRAIAIDLDEEALSRRPAHKRIQKLTRDIHRVNPASLPPCDAIFVGNFSIGYIHDRRTLVRYLKRSRSRLKRGGIFVCDTYGGASAFTTGHVKREHRLPDGRRVIYTWEQREADPITGIVTNAMHFQIDRDGDIDTIFADAFLYHWRLWSIPELADAMEEAGFAAFDVYDKVPSAIDGEGRVYMQPVDGPDLDESFIACVCARL, translated from the coding sequence GTGAGCAAGAAGCCGCAACGAGCCAAAGCCGCCCCGCCGCCTCAGGCAGAGCATCCGGCACCCCCGCCCGGAAGCCCCAGCCACGCGCCGCTGGATCGCCACGATCTCTACGAACGCTGCGTGCAGTCCCCGGACGATCTGGTCGGCATGATCGCCGGCATGCACGGGCGCCGATGCACAACGCTCGGCGAAGACTTAGCCGGAACCGCCGCGCTCTCGCACCGCTGGGTTGAGTCCGATCCCAAGCGCCGAGCCATTGCCATCGATCTCGATGAAGAAGCGCTCTCCCGCCGCCCCGCGCACAAGCGCATCCAAAAACTCACCCGCGACATCCACCGCGTCAACCCCGCATCCCTCCCCCCCTGCGACGCCATCTTCGTCGGCAACTTCTCCATCGGCTACATCCACGACCGCCGCACCCTCGTCAGATACCTCAAGCGATCGCGGAGCCGCCTCAAACGAGGCGGCATCTTCGTCTGCGACACCTACGGCGGCGCATCCGCCTTCACCACCGGACACGTCAAGCGCGAGCATCGCCTCCCCGACGGCCGCCGCGTGATCTACACCTGGGAGCAACGCGAGGCCGATCCCATCACCGGCATCGTCACAAACGCGATGCACTTCCAGATCGATCGCGACGGCGACATCGACACCATTTTCGCCGACGCCTTCCTCTACCACTGGCGCCTCTGGAGCATCCCCGAACTCGCCGACGCCATGGAAGAAGCCGGCTTCGCTGCGTTCGATGTCTACGACAAGGTGCCGAGCGCCATCGACGGCGAAGGCCGCGTCTACATGCAGCCCGTCGACGGTCCCGACCTCGATGAATCCTTCATCGCCTGCGTCTGTGCTCGCCTCTGA
- a CDS encoding VOC family protein translates to MNGGHADKIEMQNRLFSELSRMFGREVPLYDKSLLVNHVCNRAVCDLLARMHAGFSVSDAQLEKTSGERHGAIRIGRPDEYRLIARFFACFAMEPHNFYDMTSVGQKSQPVIATAFRSLVHPEHRVFTSLLRTDYFDPETRERIESTLARRRIFSDRAKDLMERSERAGGLSWEDADALIAEGVERIFKWTGRAYDHGLYLHLCDAGFKIAADIACFEAHHLNHLTPNTFCMDLYTAAMKHCLGEMDERMFRSRAAAALEHVLRTGDTDFLRLCFKHLSREEIAGFARRTPHASAIEDHVSALVERLGRDDLRLALMKHSGFKDSTEGPSADTPVLLRQDAYKALTEPVHFVNPDGSELDTVHTARFGEIEQRFYATTPEGRKLYDECLAAAESQKESGSGGAKLDPAAADAAYASHFARFPKTLGELVRRGLVYARYEVTAEGRSARGRVHTTDIHELVRDGLVACDGLRYEDFLPVSAAGIFASNLNQYGTRSTAAVKPVYTREMLEEIMGKPIVDADAVYRGLWADSLLSVYSELGLMDRVDPAQRASLERDAAACPRVARAQYSERSVLAARA, encoded by the coding sequence ATGAACGGTGGCCATGCGGACAAGATCGAGATGCAGAACCGGCTCTTCTCGGAGCTTTCTCGTATGTTCGGGCGCGAGGTTCCGCTGTATGACAAGTCGCTGCTTGTGAATCATGTCTGCAACCGGGCTGTGTGCGATCTCCTGGCGAGGATGCACGCGGGATTCTCCGTCAGCGATGCGCAGCTTGAGAAGACGAGCGGGGAGCGTCACGGGGCGATCAGGATCGGCAGGCCGGATGAGTACAGGTTGATCGCGCGGTTCTTCGCGTGCTTTGCGATGGAGCCCCACAACTTCTATGACATGACGAGCGTGGGGCAGAAGAGCCAGCCGGTGATCGCGACGGCGTTCCGCTCGCTGGTGCACCCCGAGCATCGCGTGTTCACGTCGCTGCTGCGGACGGACTATTTTGACCCTGAGACACGGGAGCGGATCGAGTCGACGCTGGCCCGGCGACGGATCTTCTCGGATCGTGCGAAGGACTTGATGGAGCGATCGGAGCGGGCGGGGGGGCTTTCGTGGGAGGATGCGGACGCGCTGATCGCCGAGGGTGTGGAGCGAATCTTCAAGTGGACGGGCCGGGCGTATGACCACGGCCTGTATCTGCACCTTTGCGATGCCGGGTTCAAGATCGCGGCGGACATCGCGTGCTTCGAGGCGCACCACCTGAATCACCTGACGCCGAACACGTTCTGCATGGACCTGTACACGGCGGCGATGAAGCACTGCCTGGGCGAGATGGATGAGCGGATGTTCCGATCGCGGGCGGCGGCGGCGTTGGAGCACGTGCTGCGGACGGGTGACACGGACTTTCTGAGGTTGTGCTTCAAGCACCTGTCGCGGGAGGAGATCGCGGGGTTTGCGCGGAGGACGCCTCACGCTTCGGCGATTGAGGATCACGTGTCGGCCCTGGTCGAGCGGCTCGGGCGGGATGATCTTCGTCTCGCTTTGATGAAGCACTCGGGGTTCAAGGACAGCACGGAGGGGCCGTCGGCGGATACGCCCGTGCTTCTGAGGCAGGACGCGTACAAGGCGTTGACCGAGCCGGTTCACTTTGTGAACCCTGACGGGAGCGAGTTGGACACGGTTCACACGGCACGGTTCGGCGAGATTGAGCAGCGGTTCTACGCGACGACGCCGGAGGGGCGCAAGCTGTACGACGAGTGCCTGGCGGCGGCGGAGTCTCAGAAGGAGAGCGGCTCGGGGGGTGCGAAGCTGGACCCTGCTGCTGCGGACGCGGCGTATGCGAGTCACTTTGCGCGATTCCCCAAGACGCTCGGCGAATTGGTGCGGCGCGGGCTTGTGTATGCGAGGTACGAGGTGACGGCTGAGGGGCGGAGCGCTCGGGGCAGGGTGCACACGACGGACATCCATGAGTTGGTGCGTGACGGCCTGGTCGCGTGCGATGGGTTGCGGTATGAGGACTTTCTGCCGGTGAGCGCGGCGGGGATCTTTGCGTCGAATCTGAATCAGTACGGAACGCGCTCGACGGCGGCGGTCAAGCCGGTGTACACGCGGGAGATGCTCGAAGAGATCATGGGGAAGCCGATTGTGGATGCGGACGCGGTGTACCGGGGGTTGTGGGCCGACTCGCTGCTGAGTGTGTATTCGGAGCTCGGGCTGATGGACCGTGTTGATCCGGCGCAGCGGGCTTCGCTTGAGCGGGATGCCGCGGCGTGCCCTCGCGTTGCTCGGGCACAGTACAGCGAGCGGAGCGTGCTGGCGGCGCGTGCGTGA